One genomic segment of Streptomyces sp. RKND-216 includes these proteins:
- a CDS encoding roadblock/LC7 domain-containing protein, with protein MALNTGLDWLLDDLCQRISLVRHALVLSNDGLVTANSRDLERADAEHLAAVASGLHSLAKGSGVHFGVGQVRQTMIEFDEGMLLVTAAGDGSCLCVLAGAEADIGQIAYEMTLMVNRVGEHLGVDARNSV; from the coding sequence ATGGCCCTGAACACCGGACTCGACTGGTTGCTGGACGACCTCTGTCAGCGGATATCGCTCGTCCGGCACGCCCTCGTGCTCTCCAACGACGGGCTGGTGACGGCCAACAGCAGGGACCTGGAGCGCGCCGACGCCGAGCACCTGGCGGCCGTCGCCTCCGGTCTGCACAGCCTCGCCAAGGGCTCGGGCGTCCACTTCGGCGTGGGCCAGGTCCGGCAGACCATGATCGAGTTCGACGAGGGCATGCTGCTCGTCACCGCCGCCGGCGACGGCAGCTGCCTGTGCGTGCTGGCGGGCGCTGAGGCCGACATCGGGCAGATCGCCTACGAGATGACGCTCATGGTCAACCGGGTCGGCGAGCACCTGGGCGTCGACGCGCGCAACAGCGTCTGA
- a CDS encoding DEAD/DEAH box helicase, whose protein sequence is MGGVTATLIDQLPTEADPDALFENFSRWAEERGISLYPAQEEALIEVVSGSNVILSTPTGSGKSLVAAGAHFAALARNEVTFYTAPIKALVSEKFFDLCKILGTENVGMLTGDASVNADAPVICCTAEVLASIALRDGRDADIGQVVMDEFHFYAEPDRGWAWQIPLLELPQAQFVLMSATLGDVSRFEEDLKRRTGRDTAVVRSATRPVPLSYEYRVTGMTETLTELLETKQAPVYIVHFTQAQAVERAQALMSINMCTRAEKDEIAALIGNFRFTTRFGRNLSRYVRHGIGVHHAGMLPKYRRLVERLAQAGLLKVICGTDTLGVGVNVPIRTVLFTALSKYDGTRVRTLRAREFHQIAGRAGRAGFDTSGFVVAQAPEHVIENEKALAKAGDDPKKRRKVVRKKAPEGFVNWSEQTYEKLIASDPEPLTSRFRVTHAMLLAVIARPGDAFSAMRELLEDNHEDRRAQLRHIRRAIAIYRSLLDGGVVEQLDEPDAEGRRIRLTVDLQQDFALNQPLSTFALAAFELLDPESPSYALDMVSVVESTLDDPRQILAAQTNKAKGEAVAQMKADGVEYEDRMERLMDVTHPQPLAELLFHAYGLYRRSHPWVGDHPLSPKSVIRDMYERAMTFSEFVSHYELARTEGIVLRYLASAYKALEHTVPDDLKSEAFEDIVAWLGEMVRQVDSSLLDEWEALANPEVETAEDAQDRADQVRPVTANARAFRVLVRNAMFRRVELAALDKVAELGELDAESGWDADAWGAALDAYWDEYDELGTGPDARGPKLLQIEEVPEDALWRVRQTFADPSGDHDWGVSAEIDLTASDAEGRAVVKVTSVGQL, encoded by the coding sequence ATGGGGGGCGTGACAGCCACCCTTATCGATCAGCTGCCGACCGAAGCCGACCCCGACGCCCTGTTCGAGAACTTCTCGCGGTGGGCGGAGGAGCGCGGCATCAGCCTCTATCCGGCGCAGGAGGAGGCCCTGATCGAAGTGGTGTCCGGATCCAACGTGATCCTCTCCACCCCCACCGGTTCGGGGAAGTCGCTGGTCGCGGCGGGGGCGCACTTCGCGGCGCTGGCCCGCAACGAGGTGACCTTCTACACCGCGCCGATCAAGGCGCTGGTGTCGGAGAAGTTCTTCGACCTGTGCAAGATCCTCGGCACCGAGAACGTCGGCATGCTGACCGGTGACGCGTCGGTCAACGCGGACGCCCCGGTGATCTGCTGCACCGCCGAGGTCCTGGCGTCGATCGCGCTGCGCGACGGGCGGGACGCGGACATCGGCCAGGTCGTGATGGACGAGTTCCACTTCTACGCCGAACCGGACCGCGGCTGGGCGTGGCAGATCCCCCTGCTGGAGCTGCCGCAGGCACAGTTCGTGCTGATGTCGGCGACGCTGGGCGACGTCTCCCGTTTCGAGGAGGACCTGAAGCGCCGCACCGGACGGGACACGGCCGTGGTGCGGTCGGCGACACGGCCGGTGCCGTTGAGCTACGAGTACCGCGTCACGGGCATGACGGAGACCCTGACGGAGCTGCTGGAGACCAAGCAGGCGCCGGTCTACATCGTGCACTTCACCCAGGCACAGGCCGTGGAGCGGGCGCAGGCGCTGATGAGCATCAACATGTGCACCCGCGCGGAGAAGGACGAGATCGCCGCGCTGATCGGCAACTTCCGTTTCACCACCCGCTTCGGCCGCAACCTCTCCCGCTACGTCCGCCACGGGATCGGCGTGCACCACGCCGGGATGCTGCCCAAGTACCGGCGGCTGGTGGAGCGGCTGGCCCAGGCGGGTCTGCTGAAGGTCATCTGCGGCACGGACACCCTGGGCGTGGGGGTCAACGTGCCGATCCGCACGGTGCTGTTCACGGCGCTGAGCAAGTACGACGGCACCCGGGTGCGTACGTTGCGGGCGCGGGAGTTCCACCAAATCGCCGGCCGCGCCGGCCGCGCCGGCTTCGACACCTCCGGATTCGTGGTGGCGCAGGCCCCGGAGCACGTCATCGAGAACGAGAAGGCGCTCGCCAAGGCGGGCGACGACCCGAAGAAGCGCCGGAAGGTGGTCCGGAAGAAGGCCCCTGAGGGTTTCGTCAACTGGAGCGAGCAGACCTACGAGAAGCTGATCGCCTCCGACCCGGAGCCGCTGACCTCGCGGTTCCGCGTCACGCACGCCATGCTGCTGGCGGTGATCGCCCGGCCCGGCGACGCGTTCTCCGCGATGCGGGAGCTGCTGGAGGACAACCACGAGGACCGCCGGGCCCAGCTGCGGCACATCCGGCGGGCCATCGCGATCTACCGTTCGCTGCTGGACGGCGGCGTGGTGGAGCAGCTGGACGAGCCGGACGCGGAGGGCCGCCGCATCCGGCTGACCGTCGACCTCCAGCAGGACTTCGCCCTCAATCAGCCGCTGTCCACCTTCGCGCTTGCCGCGTTCGAGCTGCTGGACCCGGAGTCGCCGTCGTACGCGCTGGACATGGTGTCGGTGGTGGAATCGACGCTGGACGACCCGCGGCAGATCCTCGCCGCCCAGACCAACAAGGCCAAGGGCGAGGCCGTCGCGCAGATGAAGGCGGACGGCGTCGAGTACGAGGACCGGATGGAACGGCTGATGGACGTCACCCATCCGCAGCCGCTGGCCGAACTCCTCTTCCACGCCTACGGCCTGTACCGGCGCTCGCACCCCTGGGTGGGCGACCACCCGCTGTCCCCGAAGTCGGTGATCCGCGACATGTACGAGCGGGCGATGACCTTCAGCGAGTTCGTCTCGCACTACGAGCTGGCCCGCACCGAGGGCATCGTGCTGCGGTACCTGGCGAGCGCGTACAAGGCGCTGGAGCACACCGTGCCGGACGACCTGAAGTCCGAGGCCTTCGAGGACATCGTGGCGTGGCTGGGCGAGATGGTCCGGCAGGTCGACTCCAGCCTGCTGGACGAGTGGGAGGCGCTGGCCAATCCGGAGGTGGAGACCGCGGAGGACGCCCAGGACCGGGCGGACCAGGTCAGGCCGGTGACGGCGAACGCCCGCGCGTTCCGGGTGCTGGTGCGCAACGCGATGTTCCGGCGGGTGGAGCTGGCGGCGCTGGACAAGGTCGCCGAACTCGGCGAGCTGGACGCCGAATCGGGCTGGGACGCGGACGCCTGGGGCGCGGCGCTGGACGCCTACTGGGACGAGTACGACGAGTTGGGCACCGGTCCGGACGCGCGCGGCCCGAAACTCCTGCAGATCGAGGAGGTCCCGGAGGACGCGCTGTGGCGGGTGCGGCAGACGTTCGCCGACCCGTCGGGCGACCACGACTGGGGCGTCTCCGCCGAGATCGACCTGACCGCCTCCGACGCGGAGGGCCGCGCGGTCGTGAAGGTCACCTCCGTCGGGCAGCTGTGA
- a CDS encoding class I SAM-dependent methyltransferase, protein MTEHGGGDAHPGRRRARNDPVSVREFFAARAGGWDAKFPDDGPAFRAAVAALRLRPGDVALDVGSGTGRALEPLRAAVDPSGAVLGFDLTPEMAVRALRAGRGRAGLPAVADAARLPVRDGAADAVLAAGLLTHLPDPAAGLREFARVVRPGGRLAIFHPLGRAVLAARRGHVLQAGDLRAEENLRPLLAACGWRLESLEDGDARYLAVASRT, encoded by the coding sequence ATGACGGAACACGGAGGCGGCGACGCCCACCCGGGCCGGAGGCGGGCGAGGAACGATCCGGTGTCCGTGCGGGAGTTCTTCGCGGCCCGCGCGGGCGGGTGGGACGCGAAGTTCCCCGACGACGGCCCGGCGTTCCGAGCCGCCGTCGCCGCGCTCCGGCTGCGTCCGGGCGACGTGGCGCTGGACGTGGGCAGCGGGACGGGACGGGCGCTGGAGCCGCTGCGGGCGGCGGTGGACCCGTCCGGCGCCGTGCTCGGCTTCGACCTGACGCCCGAGATGGCGGTGCGGGCCCTGCGGGCAGGGCGCGGACGGGCCGGGCTGCCGGCGGTCGCCGACGCGGCGCGCCTGCCGGTGCGGGACGGCGCAGCAGACGCGGTGCTCGCGGCCGGGCTGCTCACCCACCTGCCGGACCCCGCGGCCGGGCTCCGCGAGTTCGCCCGCGTGGTGCGGCCCGGCGGGCGGCTGGCGATCTTCCATCCGCTGGGGCGGGCGGTGCTGGCGGCCCGCAGGGGGCACGTGCTGCAGGCCGGCGACCTGCGGGCCGAGGAGAACCTCCGCCCGCTGCTGGCGGCCTGCGGCTGGCGTCTGGAGTCGCTGGAGGACGGCGACGCCCGCTACCTGGCCGTGGCATCGCGGACCTGA